The Ziziphus jujuba cultivar Dongzao chromosome 7, ASM3175591v1 genome includes a region encoding these proteins:
- the LOC107423780 gene encoding NAC domain-containing protein 43 has product MPESMSISVNGQSQVPPGFRFHPTEEELLQYYLKKKVSNERIDLDVIRDVDLNKLEPWDIQEKCKIGTTPQNDWYFFSHKDKKYPTGTRTNRATAAGFWKATGRDKVIYSNCRRIGMRKTLVFYKGRAPHGLKSDWIMHEYRLDDNTNDNNVSTVMGENSTEEGWVVCRIFKKKNHHKTLDSPISSSITGEMRNHQMFDSCNEGALEQILQYMGRSCKEENEANITNTSRFLQPINTAGFGNNNITGYHDRFLKLPSLESPNSTSTTYQSMNADLLTDSEATMNGSNQCHGSSTTSSEPNNQLVYQMESSLSNWVALDRLVASQLNGQTEASRQLSCFSDPTITYCNDDDHDDHDHDHDLQIPNVRSSSSSSNKSYHATHHYNSEIDLWTFARSSSSLSSSDPLCHVSNSPI; this is encoded by the exons ATGCCTGAAAGCATGAGTATCTCTGTAAACGGACAGTCTCAAGTCCCTCCTGGTTTCCGCTTCCATCCCACCGAGGAGGAGCTCTTGCAGTACTACTTGAAGAAGAAGGTTTCAAATGAGAGGATTGATCTCGATGTAATTCGCGATGTCGATCTCAATAAGCTTGAGCCCTGGGATATACAAG AGAAATGTAAAATTGGAACAACCCCTCAAAACGACTGGTATTTCTTCAGCCACAAGGATAAGAAATACCCAACAGGAACACGAACGAATCGTGCTACCGCTGCCGGATTCTGGAAGGCTACCGGGCGTGATAAGGTGATATACAGCAATTGCAGGCGGATCGGTATGAGGAAGACTCTAGTTTTTTACAAAGGCCGAGCTCCCCATGGCCTAAAGTCCGACTGGATTATGCATGAATATAGACTCGATGATAACACAAATGACAACAAT GTTTCAACGGTCATGGGAGAGAATTCAACCGAAGAGGGGTGGGTGGTTTGCCGTATCTTCAAGAAGAAAAATCACCACAAAACCCTAGACAGCCCCATAAGTTCATCCATCACAGGAGAAATGAGGAACCACCAGATGTTCGATTCATGTAACGAAGGAGCTCTGGAGCAAATACTTCAGTACATGGGAAGGAGTTGCAAGGAAGAGAATGAAGCAAACATCACCAACACTTCGAGATTTCTCCAACCCATCAACACTGCAGGCTTCGGCAATAACAACATTACTGGCTACCATGACAGGTTCTTGAAACTTCCAAGCCTGGAGAGCCCAAACTCAACTAGTACTACTTACCAATCTATGAACGCAGATTTATTGACCGACAGCGAAGCCACTATGAATGGTAGTAACCAATGCCATGGAAGTAGTACTACCAGTAGCGAGCCTAACAACCAGCTGGTTTACCAAATGGAGTCGAGCCTCTCCAACTGGGTGGCTCTTGATCGTCTGGTTGCTTCCCAACTCAACGGCCAAACGGAGGCTTCCAGGCAATTATCCTGTTTCAGTGACCCTACCATAACTTACTGCAAcgatgatgatcatgatgatCATGATCACGATCATGATCTGCAAATACCCAACGTAcgatcatcttcatcttcatccaACAAATCTTATCATGCCACTCACCACTACAACAGCGAAATCGATCTATGGACTTTTGCTCGATCATCATCATCCTTGTCATCCTCCGATCCGCTCTGCCACGTGTCCAACTCTCCTATATAA